CACGCCGCTCCCATACCAACGATGCCGATGACGTTCTCGGTGCCGGGACGTAATCCCTTCTCCTGATGTCCGCCGTGAAGCAGCGGTTCTAGGGGCGTGCCCTCCCGGACGTAGAGAACGCCCACGCCTTTGGGCGCGTGGAGCTTGTGTCCTGAGATCGTGAGCAGGTCAACGTCGAGCTTCTGAACGTCTACTTCAATCTTGCCTGCGGCTGCAACGGCATCAGTATGGCAGGTTACGCCGGCATTGCGGCAGACAGCAGCAATTTCCCGAACTGGCTCGATGGTGCCGATTTCATTATTGGCAAGCATGACTGAGACCAGTACGGTCTTATCGGTAATGGATCGGCGTACGTCGTCAGGGTCAACGAGGCCATGCCGGTCGACTGGGAGTATTGTGACCTGCCAGCCGTTGCGACCCAGGAACCTGACACTACCTCGGACCGCGCTGTGCTCGATTGCGCTCGTGATGATATGGTTGCCTTTTTCCTTTCGTGCCGCAGCCACGCCTTTGACTGCCAAGTTGTCAGACTCGGTGCCGCTGCTCGTGAAGAATATTTCGTCTGGAGACGCGCCGAGGAAGGCGGCAACCTGCTCGCGGGCCTGGGCCAGACCTTCGGCACATTCCCGACCGAAGTGGTGGATATTCGATGGGTTGCCGTACACTTCATGTAGGTACGGCTCGATCGAGCGGGCCACGCGGGGGTCAATGCGCGTGGTCGAGTTGTTATCGAGATAGACATTCATTGGCCTGTCCCATCCGCAGACTCCACAGACTTGACAGTTTCATCTTTGAGTCCGTCCGGCGCAGGCCGGTCAGTCGTCGACTGCGGTTTGGCACGTGGGCCGAAGAATTCGCGGAAGAGCAGAAGAATGACCCCGACAACAACCCAGAGGTCAGCCAGATTGAAAGTATACCAACGCCAGCCGCGCACGCCGATGTCAATGAAATCAATCACTCGGCCAGCCAGTCGTACCCGGTCCACGAGGTTACCCACCGCACCGCCAAGAACCAGCCCATAAGCTATGGTCAGCCACTTGTCCCGCGTCCGTAGCGCAAAGTAGAGTACCAATCCGATTCCCAGGACCGGCAGAATGAAGTAGATGACTGGCGGGCCGTAGGACATGCCGAATAGACCTTGGCTGTTTGTAGTGAGGGACAGCCGTACGAGATTACCGATCAACCGGTAACTGACGTGTTCGGTCAGCATTCCGTAGGCCAAGACCTTTGAAATCTGGTCGAGGCACAGGGAAACGATTGCGGCCCAAATGAATATTCGCCGTGGCATCCTCAGAGACTAATCAGCTAGCTCAGGATGTCAACAAGCGTTCAGTGCTCCGTGCCTTGGGCCGGGTTGCAGACAGTACGAGCGGCAAGTGGCCGAGGGGCCCTTCACACCGTCAAGCGGGCGTCGGACCGGTTGAGCTGGTCTACGTCAAATACACGGATATGATAATGGCGAGCGAAGTGATAGGCGTCATCATTT
This portion of the candidate division WOR-3 bacterium genome encodes:
- a CDS encoding cysteine desulfurase family protein — protein: MNVYLDNNSTTRIDPRVARSIEPYLHEVYGNPSNIHHFGRECAEGLAQAREQVAAFLGASPDEIFFTSSGTESDNLAVKGVAAARKEKGNHIITSAIEHSAVRGSVRFLGRNGWQVTILPVDRHGLVDPDDVRRSITDKTVLVSVMLANNEIGTIEPVREIAAVCRNAGVTCHTDAVAAAGKIEVDVQKLDVDLLTISGHKLHAPKGVGVLYVREGTPLEPLLHGGHQEKGLRPGTENVIGIVGMGAACELLGQEWQSDAARMQRLRDRLERSILERVPEVRIEGHPEKRVPNVCLATVGYVEGEALILSLDLEGVAVASGSACSAGEAGPSPTIEAIGVPDMFKNAPVRFSLGRDTTEDEIDYAVEAFARVVERLRSISPVWKRH
- the lspA gene encoding signal peptidase II; translation: MPRRIFIWAAIVSLCLDQISKVLAYGMLTEHVSYRLIGNLVRLSLTTNSQGLFGMSYGPPVIYFILPVLGIGLVLYFALRTRDKWLTIAYGLVLGGAVGNLVDRVRLAGRVIDFIDIGVRGWRWYTFNLADLWVVVGVILLLFREFFGPRAKPQSTTDRPAPDGLKDETVKSVESADGTGQ